Within the Herbaspirillum sp. RTI4 genome, the region CGATGTCTTAAGTCCGACAGGCTGCTATGGGCAATATCGATCTGCCGCAGAGAGCAACATCGGCAGAAGAGTTGCCCCGGTGCTGCGCAAGTCTTCATTTTTCACGGATACCCAATGCGACTTTCCCCTCCCTTTAAACTTCTTCTGCCTGCGTTTATCGTAGTCAGCCTGGTTGTGGCGCTGCCCTTACTGTTTTCGCTCTACACCAGTCTAACGACGTATAAATTAACCAAGCCAGACACCATCTATAACTTCATCTGGTTCGCGAACTACTGGACGCTGATGCATGATGAGGATTTCTGGTGGGCCTTCGGCCGCACCATTTTTTTTCTGACGCTGGTATTAAATTTAGAAATGCTACTCGGACTGGGTATGGCTTTGCTGGTGAATCAAGTGACGAAGGGGCAGCGTACTTTGCGGACTCTTATGATGTTCCCCATGATGTTTTCACCGATATTGGTTGGATTTCAATTCAAGTTTCTTTTGAACGACAACACGGGTGTTATCAATAATCTGCTGCAACAGTTCTTCGGCGTGAAAGACTCTATTCCCTTTCTGGTCGATGGAAAATTAGCCTTGTTGTCGCTGGCAACGGCAGAGATATGGAATTCCACTCCCTTATTTACAATCCTGTTACTTGCAGGTCTGATGGCGATGCCAAAAGATCCGCTGGAAGCCGCAAAAATGGATGGCTGTAATAGCTGGCAAGCTTTCCGCCATGTCACCTTACCTTTCATGATGCCTTTTATCTGGATCGCGATGACGATACGTTCACTCGATGTTGGCCGCGCTTATGACATCGTGAAGATCATGACCAATGGCGGCCCTGGCGGTCGTACCGAATTATTGTGGACGCTGACCAGTCGCATCGGGTACGAAGATGCGCGGATGGGAATGGCGAATGCGATGGCATATATCTCCGTGATTGTCTCCGTCATTTTCACCATTCATTTTTTTAGAAAACTAAATGCATCAAGGCGCTACATGGATGGATTGGGGGTGTGATAT harbors:
- a CDS encoding sugar ABC transporter permease → MRLSPPFKLLLPAFIVVSLVVALPLLFSLYTSLTTYKLTKPDTIYNFIWFANYWTLMHDEDFWWAFGRTIFFLTLVLNLEMLLGLGMALLVNQVTKGQRTLRTLMMFPMMFSPILVGFQFKFLLNDNTGVINNLLQQFFGVKDSIPFLVDGKLALLSLATAEIWNSTPLFTILLLAGLMAMPKDPLEAAKMDGCNSWQAFRHVTLPFMMPFIWIAMTIRSLDVGRAYDIVKIMTNGGPGGRTELLWTLTSRIGYEDARMGMANAMAYISVIVSVIFTIHFFRKLNASRRYMDGLGV